The following proteins are encoded in a genomic region of Rhodococcus rhodochrous:
- a CDS encoding recombinase family protein: protein MDGILIGYARCSTAGQDLRAQRTALKRLGVPDERIYTDKGYTGRNRHRPGLREALAACREGDTLVVTKLDRLGRSAVDLRAIADELETKGTRLSIGGSVHDPTDPTGKLFFGMLSLMAEFESDLIRARTREGMAEAKKAGRLKGKQPKLSALQRKRLLADYESGEYTAAQLCEISGLSRSAMYATLRRAREETAA, encoded by the coding sequence CGCAACGCACAGCCCTCAAACGCCTCGGAGTCCCCGACGAGCGGATCTACACCGACAAGGGCTACACCGGCCGCAACCGACACCGACCCGGCCTGCGCGAAGCACTCGCCGCCTGCCGCGAAGGCGACACCCTCGTCGTCACCAAACTCGACCGCCTCGGCCGCTCCGCCGTCGACCTCCGGGCGATCGCCGACGAACTCGAAACCAAAGGCACCCGCCTGAGCATCGGCGGCTCCGTCCACGACCCGACCGATCCCACCGGCAAACTCTTCTTCGGCATGTTGTCGCTGATGGCGGAGTTCGAATCCGACCTCATCCGCGCCCGCACCCGCGAAGGCATGGCCGAAGCGAAGAAGGCCGGCCGCCTCAAAGGCAAGCAACCGAAGCTGTCCGCCTTGCAGCGCAAACGCCTGCTCGCCGACTACGAATCCGGCGAATACACCGCCGCCCAGCTCTGCGAAATCAGCGGCCTGTCGCGGTCCGCGATGTACGCCACGCTGCGACGCGCTCGAGAAGAAACAGCAGCTTAA